A portion of the Streptomyces sp. YPW6 genome contains these proteins:
- a CDS encoding carbohydrate-binding protein has translation MDNAPPQEPDASDETSGGRRRISRKGLLKAALVASAAPLLAGGGVALARDAASTGNGPLAPTPECDDGDDTTPPQMEGPYFKPNSPRRTSLVTPGTPGVPLTVSGYVFGRACRPVAGALLDFWQADTNGAYDMARFAFRGHQFTGADGSFSLTTIVPGLYPGRTRHIHVKAQAPGGRILTTQLYFPNEPRNATDALFDPVLLMNVRSAGNGRQGSFDFVLDVAQTPDPTDPPTDPPTEPGTSWAPGTSYRAGDRVTYGGVAYRCLQAHQAMAGWEPPNVPALWERG, from the coding sequence ATGGACAACGCACCCCCGCAGGAACCGGACGCGTCCGACGAGACGTCGGGCGGCCGGCGGCGGATCAGCCGCAAGGGCCTCCTGAAGGCCGCACTCGTCGCGAGCGCCGCGCCGCTGCTCGCCGGTGGAGGCGTCGCGCTCGCCCGCGACGCCGCCTCCACCGGGAACGGGCCCCTGGCCCCCACCCCGGAGTGCGACGACGGCGACGACACGACGCCGCCGCAGATGGAGGGGCCGTACTTCAAGCCCAACTCGCCGCGCCGCACCAGCCTGGTGACCCCCGGCACCCCGGGCGTACCGCTCACCGTGAGCGGTTACGTCTTCGGCCGGGCCTGCCGGCCCGTCGCCGGGGCCCTGCTCGACTTCTGGCAGGCGGACACGAACGGGGCGTACGACATGGCCCGGTTCGCCTTCCGGGGACACCAGTTCACCGGCGCGGACGGCTCGTTCAGCCTCACCACGATCGTGCCGGGCCTCTACCCGGGCCGCACGCGCCACATCCACGTGAAGGCGCAGGCGCCCGGCGGCCGCATCCTCACCACCCAGCTGTACTTCCCGAACGAGCCCCGCAACGCCACCGACGCCCTGTTCGACCCCGTGCTGCTGATGAACGTCCGCAGCGCCGGGAACGGGCGTCAGGGTTCCTTCGACTTCGTCCTGGACGTCGCCCAGACGCCGGACCCGACCGATCCGCCCACCGACCCACCCACCGAGCCGGGGACCAGCTGGGCTCCCGGTACCTCCTACCGCGCGGGCGACCGCGTGACCTACGGCGGGGTCGCCTACCGCTGTCTGCAGGCGCACCAGGCCATGGCCGGCTGGGAGCCGCCGAACGTCCCCGCGCTGTGGGAGCGCGGGTAG
- a CDS encoding SigE family RNA polymerase sigma factor: MKGARTEEFRVFAAGRAGHLFRSACLLTSGDVHLAEDLVQETLSRMYVTWGRSRRIDNPAAYAQTVLVRTFLTHRRRRSAGERPLAELPERAPAAPDDPALRMTLLRALSQLAPKDRAVVVLRYWEDRSIEETAAALQVSPAAVRTRCVRALGRLREHLGGSIAEFAAS; the protein is encoded by the coding sequence ATGAAGGGTGCGCGCACCGAGGAGTTCAGAGTGTTCGCGGCCGGCCGGGCCGGGCATCTGTTCCGCTCGGCCTGCCTGCTGACCAGCGGTGATGTGCATCTGGCCGAGGATCTGGTGCAGGAGACGCTGAGCCGGATGTACGTGACGTGGGGCCGCTCCCGCCGCATCGACAACCCGGCGGCGTACGCGCAGACCGTGCTGGTGAGGACCTTCCTCACCCATCGGCGGCGTCGCTCTGCGGGCGAACGCCCGCTGGCCGAACTGCCCGAGCGTGCTCCGGCCGCCCCCGACGACCCGGCACTGCGGATGACGCTGCTGCGCGCCCTGTCCCAACTGGCGCCGAAGGACCGCGCGGTCGTGGTCCTGCGCTACTGGGAGGACCGCAGCATCGAGGAGACCGCCGCCGCCCTCCAGGTCAGCCCGGCCGCCGTACGGACCCGCTGCGTGCGGGCGCTCGGCCGGCTGCGGGAACACCTGGGCGGCAGCATCGCGGAGTTCGCCGCCTCCTGA
- a CDS encoding bifunctional 3'-5' exonuclease/DNA polymerase produces the protein MTGRWAVAAADGGGALLAPLARDGTPAGPVVAEPDLVEAVRSRPDVVRWVWRSTAEVYPRLLAAGVRVERCYDIECAELLLLGHAGRLGEPRSAAAALARLDDAPVPPDPPARSAEPGAQSSLFEPSSGPGVPFEGLLRVYADQLRRHDAAEHPDRMRLLTASESAGMLVAAEMHRAGLPWRADVHREVLNGLLGERYAGGGEPRRLAELADEVSAAFARGASPGSPGAGVRVRPDLPADVVKAFARAGIAVKSTRRWELEGLDHPAVEPLIAYKKLYRIWTAHGWSWLQDWVREGRFRPEYQPGGTVSGRWTTNGGGALQIPKVIRQAVVADPGWRLVVADADQMEPRVLAAISRDRGLMEVAGHDGDLYKALSDRAFSGDREHAKLALLGAIYGQTSGDGLKNLAALRRRFPLAVAYVDDAARAGEEGRVVRTWLGRTSPPVVSAGQNEEAGIPQEDPGGSGDDPGPGSASGGGTARARGRFTRNFVVQGSAADWALLLLAGLRRSLFAQGLRAQLVFFQHDEVIVHCPAEESAAVAEAIRAAGELAGRTVFGETPVRFPFTTAVVERYSDAK, from the coding sequence ATGACCGGACGGTGGGCGGTGGCGGCCGCGGACGGGGGCGGGGCGCTGCTCGCGCCGCTCGCCCGGGACGGCACGCCCGCCGGTCCCGTCGTCGCCGAGCCCGACCTCGTCGAGGCGGTCCGCTCCCGCCCCGACGTGGTGCGCTGGGTGTGGCGGTCGACCGCCGAGGTCTACCCCCGGCTGCTCGCCGCCGGGGTCCGGGTCGAGCGGTGCTACGACATCGAGTGCGCCGAGCTGCTGCTGCTCGGGCACGCCGGGCGGCTCGGCGAGCCCCGGTCGGCCGCCGCCGCGCTGGCCCGGCTGGACGACGCCCCGGTGCCGCCCGACCCGCCGGCCCGGTCCGCCGAACCGGGCGCGCAGTCCTCCCTCTTCGAGCCGTCCTCGGGGCCCGGCGTGCCGTTCGAGGGGCTCCTGCGGGTCTACGCGGACCAGCTGCGCCGCCATGACGCGGCCGAGCACCCCGACCGGATGCGGCTGCTGACCGCGTCGGAGTCGGCGGGCATGCTCGTGGCCGCCGAGATGCACCGGGCCGGGCTGCCCTGGCGCGCCGACGTCCACCGGGAGGTGCTGAACGGCCTGCTGGGCGAGCGGTACGCGGGCGGCGGCGAGCCCCGCAGACTCGCGGAGCTGGCGGACGAGGTGTCGGCCGCGTTCGCCCGCGGGGCCTCCCCCGGTTCTCCGGGAGCCGGGGTGAGGGTGCGCCCGGATCTGCCCGCCGATGTGGTGAAGGCGTTCGCGCGGGCGGGGATCGCGGTGAAGTCGACCCGGCGGTGGGAGCTGGAGGGGCTGGACCATCCGGCGGTCGAGCCGCTGATCGCGTACAAGAAGCTGTACCGGATCTGGACCGCGCACGGCTGGTCCTGGCTCCAGGACTGGGTGCGCGAGGGCCGCTTCCGCCCGGAGTACCAGCCGGGCGGCACGGTCAGCGGCCGCTGGACGACCAACGGCGGCGGGGCGCTCCAGATCCCCAAGGTGATCCGGCAGGCCGTCGTCGCCGATCCGGGCTGGCGGCTCGTCGTCGCGGACGCCGACCAGATGGAGCCCCGGGTGCTGGCGGCGATCTCCCGCGACCGGGGGCTGATGGAGGTGGCCGGCCATGACGGCGACCTCTACAAGGCCCTGTCCGACCGGGCGTTCTCCGGCGACCGCGAGCACGCCAAGCTGGCGCTGCTCGGCGCGATCTACGGCCAGACCTCCGGGGACGGGCTGAAGAACCTGGCCGCGCTGCGCCGCCGCTTCCCGCTGGCCGTCGCCTATGTCGACGACGCGGCGCGGGCGGGCGAGGAGGGCCGCGTGGTGCGGACCTGGCTGGGCCGCACCAGCCCGCCGGTCGTCTCCGCGGGACAGAACGAGGAGGCGGGCATCCCCCAGGAGGACCCCGGAGGCTCCGGCGACGACCCGGGCCCCGGGTCCGCCTCCGGCGGCGGAACGGCCCGGGCCCGGGGGCGCTTCACCCGTAACTTCGTGGTGCAGGGCAGTGCGGCCGACTGGGCGCTGCTGCTCCTGGCGGGGCTGCGCCGGTCCCTCTTCGCACAGGGGCTGCGGGCGCAGCTGGTGTTCTTCCAGCACGACGAGGTGATCGTGCACTGCCCGGCCGAGGAGAGCGCCGCCGTCGCCGAGGCGATCCGGGCGGCGGGCGAGCTGGCCGGGCGGACCGTCTTCGGCGAGACGCCGGTGCGGTTCCCCTTCACGACGGCGGTGGTGGAGCGGTATTCGGACGCGAAGTGA
- a CDS encoding DUF2786 domain-containing protein: MESVIDRACAAALYAEGDAALDTGASLLAAAPDADDAAHRRGEEFVRRAWERGWHPADLVRFVRRELDERRAALAGTLVVAETARYPELPPRWRQQLAELPPPVPRNRPDRFSYAAGLLELYRVLLRLPAIEPVGPPPGAAAGLPHRLPAADEPRVLTRIRALLAKAEATGFPEEAEALTTKAQELMARHTIDEALLAARTRSRAMPGACRVGVEPPYESDKAVLLDAVAAANRCRAVWNEDLGFSTVVGFDADLEAVELLFTSLLVQGTTAMTRAEAGQRAGGRKRTKTFRQAFWRGYAQRLGRRLAADAERVTAEAGTGGDGGLLPVLAARDVAVADTAERMFPRTTTTRLRGVVDPAGWTHGTEAADRARVGGTPHRPDGEIMA; encoded by the coding sequence ATGGAATCCGTGATCGACCGGGCCTGCGCGGCGGCCCTCTACGCGGAGGGCGACGCCGCCCTGGACACCGGTGCCTCCCTGCTCGCCGCCGCCCCGGACGCCGACGACGCGGCGCACCGGCGCGGTGAGGAGTTCGTGCGCCGGGCGTGGGAGCGCGGCTGGCACCCCGCCGACCTGGTCCGGTTCGTCCGGCGGGAGCTGGACGAGCGGCGGGCGGCGCTGGCGGGGACCCTGGTCGTCGCCGAGACCGCCCGGTACCCGGAGCTGCCGCCCCGGTGGCGGCAGCAGCTCGCGGAGCTCCCGCCGCCCGTGCCGCGCAACCGGCCCGACCGGTTCTCGTACGCCGCCGGTCTGCTGGAGCTGTACCGGGTGCTGTTGCGGCTGCCCGCCATCGAGCCCGTCGGACCGCCGCCCGGGGCCGCCGCCGGCCTTCCGCACCGGCTGCCCGCCGCCGACGAGCCCCGCGTGCTCACCCGGATCCGGGCGCTGCTGGCGAAGGCGGAGGCGACCGGCTTCCCGGAGGAGGCCGAGGCACTGACCACCAAGGCGCAGGAGCTGATGGCCCGGCACACCATCGACGAGGCCCTGCTCGCCGCCCGGACGCGGAGCCGCGCGATGCCGGGGGCCTGCCGGGTCGGGGTGGAACCCCCGTACGAGAGCGACAAGGCGGTCCTGCTGGACGCCGTCGCCGCCGCGAACCGCTGCCGGGCCGTGTGGAACGAGGACCTCGGCTTCTCCACGGTCGTCGGCTTCGACGCGGACCTGGAGGCGGTCGAGCTGCTGTTCACCTCGCTGCTCGTCCAGGGGACGACCGCGATGACCCGGGCGGAGGCCGGACAGCGCGCCGGAGGGCGTAAGCGGACCAAGACCTTCCGGCAGGCGTTCTGGAGGGGGTACGCCCAGCGCCTCGGCCGACGGCTGGCCGCCGACGCCGAGCGGGTCACCGCGGAGGCCGGCACGGGCGGGGACGGCGGACTGCTCCCCGTCCTCGCGGCGCGTGACGTCGCCGTCGCCGACACCGCCGAGCGGATGTTCCCGCGGACCACGACCACCCGGCTGCGCGGGGTCGTCGATCCGGCCGGCTGGACGCACGGCACCGAGGCCGCCGACCGGGCCCGGGTGGGCGGCACGCCGCACCGACCCGACGGGGAAATCATGGCTTAA
- a CDS encoding FUSC family protein: protein MSWLRALKETARSGLEIERQKLEPLIAVRGAAGLALVIGISLVLFGPEIAASSAFGAFQAAIATFQRSWRPRPVLALVSGASLAVSTFVGYVSGAHVVLFLCLLGLWTFLAGLAWAAGPTAGIIAASNVAIMLVTITLPTSVVDAAVHAGMIAVGGLVQAALIVLFPVRRWGAQRDALADALAAEADYARRLRHDPVAPFDPLPLMTARSAAAVTSRQARRRPAELRGARGVAERLRPVLASLADPAMGVPGGGLERLWVNELLGAAGSVLDAAARAVRHGEPVHLSVTDLGVLKTPDNDVILVGPARRAADRLSALLDDVLEIAEGTGTDSGIPTDLAPDTRHRPSLLKLVPVVLAAMRREMHHGSPVMRHAIRVAVVAVSGYFLGEAVPLGHGYWAPMTAVMVMRPDFSQTYARSAGRFGGTLVGVGLATATVQTAHPDARLSSLLAVVCAGLMFLLMGTGYAVGQACVAAYVVFLLGMAGDDWSQTVTERIVLTLAGGLLAMIAYALYPAWETPRLRNRLAEWLVADGRYAATVVDRYADPASRDDEDVREALIATREARVAWQEALATAQHEPVRHRGISRAAATDAQHALAQLGRSAMVLEAHLPARSADPVPGAAQLAEALRRATEKGAKAVRERRLPDWQPVVDAVAHWDMPTPTDDGTTPVGDPVVRRGAALLLDALEEFTRALDERGGSTRVSSTLAGN from the coding sequence ATGAGCTGGCTCCGGGCGCTGAAGGAGACCGCCCGCTCGGGGCTGGAGATCGAGCGGCAGAAACTGGAACCCCTCATCGCCGTCCGGGGCGCGGCCGGCCTCGCCCTCGTCATCGGCATCAGCCTCGTGCTGTTCGGCCCGGAGATCGCGGCGAGTTCCGCGTTCGGCGCGTTCCAGGCGGCCATCGCCACCTTCCAGCGCAGCTGGCGGCCGCGCCCCGTCCTGGCCCTGGTCTCCGGCGCGAGCCTCGCCGTCTCGACGTTCGTCGGGTACGTCAGCGGCGCGCACGTCGTGCTCTTCCTCTGCCTGCTCGGCCTCTGGACCTTCCTCGCCGGGCTCGCCTGGGCGGCGGGCCCCACGGCCGGCATCATCGCCGCGTCCAACGTCGCGATCATGCTGGTGACCATCACGCTGCCCACCTCGGTGGTGGACGCCGCCGTCCACGCGGGGATGATCGCCGTCGGCGGCCTCGTGCAGGCCGCGCTCATCGTCCTCTTCCCGGTCCGCAGATGGGGCGCCCAGCGCGACGCGCTCGCCGACGCCCTGGCCGCCGAGGCCGACTACGCCCGCCGCCTGCGCCACGACCCGGTCGCCCCCTTCGACCCGCTGCCCCTGATGACCGCCCGCAGCGCCGCCGCCGTCACCTCGCGCCAGGCCCGCCGCCGCCCCGCCGAGCTGCGCGGAGCCCGGGGCGTGGCCGAGCGGCTGCGCCCGGTGCTGGCCTCGCTGGCGGACCCGGCGATGGGGGTGCCCGGGGGCGGGCTGGAACGGCTCTGGGTCAACGAACTGCTGGGCGCGGCCGGATCGGTCCTGGACGCCGCCGCGCGGGCCGTCCGCCACGGTGAGCCCGTCCACCTCTCCGTCACCGACCTCGGCGTCCTGAAGACCCCCGACAACGACGTGATCCTCGTCGGCCCCGCCCGCCGCGCCGCCGACCGCCTCTCGGCCCTGCTCGACGACGTCCTGGAGATCGCGGAGGGCACCGGGACCGACAGCGGGATCCCCACGGACCTCGCACCGGACACCCGGCACCGGCCCTCGCTGCTGAAGCTGGTCCCGGTGGTGCTGGCCGCGATGCGCCGCGAGATGCACCACGGCTCGCCGGTCATGCGCCACGCGATCCGGGTGGCGGTGGTCGCCGTCTCCGGCTACTTCCTGGGCGAGGCGGTGCCGCTCGGCCACGGCTACTGGGCGCCGATGACCGCCGTCATGGTGATGCGGCCCGACTTCTCGCAGACGTACGCCCGCTCCGCCGGACGCTTCGGCGGCACCCTGGTCGGCGTCGGGCTCGCCACCGCGACCGTGCAGACCGCCCACCCCGACGCCCGGCTCTCCTCGCTCCTGGCGGTGGTCTGCGCCGGGCTGATGTTCCTGCTGATGGGCACCGGCTACGCGGTCGGCCAGGCCTGCGTCGCCGCGTACGTCGTCTTCCTCCTCGGCATGGCCGGCGACGACTGGTCCCAGACCGTCACCGAACGCATCGTGCTGACCCTCGCCGGCGGGCTCCTCGCGATGATCGCGTACGCCCTCTACCCGGCCTGGGAGACGCCGCGGCTGCGCAACCGGCTGGCCGAGTGGCTGGTGGCGGACGGCCGGTACGCGGCCACGGTCGTCGACCGGTACGCCGACCCCGCCTCCCGGGACGACGAGGACGTCCGGGAGGCGCTGATCGCGACCCGGGAGGCCCGCGTCGCGTGGCAGGAGGCGCTGGCGACCGCCCAGCACGAACCCGTACGCCACCGGGGCATCTCGCGGGCCGCGGCCACCGACGCCCAGCACGCGCTGGCCCAGCTGGGCCGGTCCGCGATGGTGCTGGAGGCCCATCTGCCGGCCCGGTCGGCCGACCCGGTGCCCGGCGCGGCCCAGTTGGCCGAGGCGCTGCGCCGGGCCACCGAGAAGGGCGCCAAGGCGGTACGGGAGCGGCGGCTGCCCGACTGGCAGCCGGTGGTGGACGCGGTGGCCCACTGGGACATGCCCACCCCGACGGACGACGGCACGACACCGGTCGGCGACCCGGTCGTGCGCCGGGGCGCGGCGCTGCTGCTGGACGCGCTGGAGGAGTTCACCCGCGCCCTGGACGAGCGCGGCGGCTCCACCCGCGTCAGCAGCACCCTCGCCGGGAACTGA